Below is a window of Humulus lupulus chromosome 9, drHumLupu1.1, whole genome shotgun sequence DNA.
aaattaaaagataATGTACAAATCAATTTCTATAATCATAAATAAATAGGTGTTTCACTCCTTTTAATTTTGAAATCGAACTCATAAGATCTTCTGCCCCTTCTTCACCTAAACTTGGATGAAAAGAACAATCTTTTGCCCATGAATCTCAATTCTTCTTAATTTTCGCAAGTGATTAATTCACTTAAATTGTaggatttttaaaaataaaataccgtatatatatatatatatataaaaaaaagatatttaaCCATAATGTATAAATGTTGTTCTTGGTATACATAGTAAAATTCCTCAGGTTTTAATTCAACTATTTCAAATAGACACAAGTGAAAATTTGAATTCTTAATAGACTTTGTCAAGGTGTACATttggattatgtgcttaaatCAGTCTTTTGTCTAAAATTGAGAACACTACTAATCTTTCACATGATGCTTATGTTGTTTTTATGGGGTTTTAAGATATCTCCTATTCACACAATTTCATTTGACAAATGCTTTGGAAGTACACATAAAAAAAATCCTCAAATGTATCCAAACAGTATTATTTTGAGTGATCAAACCCCAAATCTCATTGGAGTAAACCATATTTTGACCACTTAACATAATCCCCTTGGTTAACCTAAACAATCATTTGGCTCAAAGATAAACTGACCAACCCTATGCTTTACTTACCAAACAGTTCTCTTTCTAACATTTCATTCTAGAGGTGGAAGTTGCTTCTTCTAATTCCAAGGAGCAGAAACCCACCCTAGAATTACTCAAGATAGTTCAAAAATACATGCACACCAAACATAGGGCTTGCAAGTAAACCAAGAAGATGTACCTTTCCTCAGCAGCAAATTCTAAAAAGGGAAGAAAACAAAAGTTTATGACCTTGAAACCTACCTTTGGAAATGGACAAAGATTCTGAATCAATGATTTAATCCTCCTCCAAGTCCTTGACAACCTTAATCCCCATAGTATTTGCAGTACCAATGATGGACTTGCAAATAGACTCCAACGACATGTACTGGCAATAAGGATCCGATTGCTTCACTTTGGCAATCTCATAGACATGCTTGAGTGGCAGTGTTGATGCAATCACGTGGCCTGGACGGCTGCTTCCTGATTCAATCCCGGCTGCCTTCTTTAGGTACCAAGAAACTGATGGCGATTTAACTGTGAACTCGAATGTGTTGTCTTTGAAGGCGGTGATGGTTACAGACATAGGGGTGTCGGGCTTGTACTTTTGGGTCCGGGCATTGAAGTCCTTACAGAATGCCATCAAGTTCAACCGGTACTGCCCTAGTGCTGGACCAACTGGGGGTGCAGGACGAGCACCTCCTGCTGGTACAGTCAGACGGATGGTGGCAGACACAGGCCGTCGCGTTAGGATTTCCTTTAAGGTAGCCATTGATTTTGGCCTCTTTGCACAATTAGAGAATGAGAAGCTGTTTTGCCTCTTCTTGCTATTTATTTGAAATGAAAACTTAGTTAAAATCGGAAATGAAAACAGGAATAGCCTCACTAAAAAAgcattaacaaaaataaaaaatgaaaagaaaaaaccTCAAGCTTAGGAAGACAACAATACCTTGAAATACTAAAATTGACATCAGTGCATAAAAattactttgaatttgaaaaacaTTGAAGCAGTAAACGACATCAATATAGAAGAAGGAAAGGACAATATTTGGGAAACAACAGCAGCTAGGGAAAAAGAAGTTAATTACAAGGAACTAAAGCAAGAGTAAATAAACCAAGTGAGGGTCTCAGAGAATCAATGAAGTTCGTAATGACAATATAATATAGGGATAATAATAACTTAAAATCTTTCAAGAACTGATGAGGAAGTAATGCATGATAACAAAGAAATTGTAGCAAACTCATTGCATAATGACATAAGAATAGAGAGCTAATAATAACTTTAAACCTTTAAAAGAACTGATAAGGATGTAATTTCTGAAATCAAGAAAATTGTAGGAGATCAAGAATAAGCATTTTAAGTTTTTCAAGTCTCCTAAATTCATTATTATCTAAAATAATAGCCCAGAAAAATGACAACCAATGCTTTTATCCTGATCCTGTTTATTAGATGCCACCGATGCTTTTAAGGTGTAACTGAGGAAAGGTATAGACAACAAATTCCAGATGGTATAAGAAATGACGATGAAATATATGGGTTACCAATAATTTCAATTATGAGAACTAAATCAACAATTGCAAGGTATATGCTTGAAAAGGCATTGCCTGATTTTTTCATAAATCATACTTAAGCAATATATTGAGACAATGAAATATATCACCTAACATTGCTTAATTCATTCAGACTATAGCAAAATCCAACAGGACAACCAAATTTCTCTCCAATTACCACAACCACTACTCCAACTACTACACTAGTTACTTTTCTTTTTTCCATTTCATTAAATTAAATTTCCGAGCAACCAAGCAGAACTACTGCAACTACCAAGACTAACAATGGTATTTCTTCTCATCTTTGACAAAATTTGTGACTTCAGAGACTAGGAAAAGGAAAAAGGGAAAAGTCTTCATCACTTCCTGTAAAATTTTCTATTGAAGCTCTTCTCCTTACTAATCTATTTATATAGTTCTTGATGTTATAAAATTACAACTGAATTCACATTGTTCCTAAAAAATAGTTTTATTTGTTGTTGAATAAGAATATAAAACCCCTTGAAATTTGTTCTGATTCAGTCCTAAATTCCAAGTTTCAAACAGCACCTTACAGAATGAAAATAGTATACTATACATGGtagaaacaaagagattggaTTTTATTTGATTTCACTCCATCATATGCTTCATTGACAATGTCAAGCCAACAAAGACCCCATTCTCGAAGCAATCAAACATAGCTATCAGCCACTAATAGAGAATTTTATACAGACAAATTTGTCATGATACAAATGGGGTTTCTTCCATTAAGGTCCTAAAATTCATGTCTtcgtgatatatatatatatatatatataaatatattttctatagtTACTTGGCATCATTTCATCAAACACTTGCGGGGCATCAAAATTAAAGAGTTCCATGGACCATAATTACCCTAAACTACCTTGACGCAGAAAACTAACCCAGAAATGATCCAGGAAACATCCCAAATTCCAAGAAAATGTTTCAGAGAAACAAACACCAATGAACAAAAAAATGAAAGTGAGGAAAAGCAAGATAACGCACCTATAGAGCTAGAGGAGAGGGGACCGCCGGCGGAGGTGGAGTCGGCGGCGGTGTGGCAGCGACTGGGCTTGGAGTTTCAGGACCTTCGGCTTCGGGTATAGGCGAAGAGGAGGTTCACCTCTGGGGGTTTAGGCTATGAGCTtagctttttttctttctttcttttttccaaAACTAGTAGCTATTTCAACTTTTGCCCTATAACTATTTTTCCATTAAAAACTTCACCCCAAACAATGTCAAATATTAAAATAGCTCTTgctgtcttttttttttccttcaaatttaccgttttaagaaattttttacattttatgattttgtcttttttttgtgttgtttttacattgtttttaagttttgttaggttgatgtttagttattatgatatatattatttttattggtCTAATgagttgttttttatttatttttcctaaaaattatattttcgtaattatgaaactttgaaaatcgtatttttgaaaacttgagtgcgtatttaaaaaaaaaatagaaactgtaaaaaagtataaaaaaacaaaaaaaaaatgtatattttagaaaaaatctcaaaaaataagcattttatttcattatttcattttattttttagattctgtattttgtaaaatagttcaaatagacttttaaacctgattttgatcaaagttttttgtaTTAAAATCACCAATAAttaatcaaactaacaactctcATAACAAAAATACAATCATCCTGCATAAtaactatgttgttatattcaatattttattcatcaaaatcaggtttaacggtatatttaaactattttacaaaacacagagtctaaaaaataatttgtctaAACAAagagtccaaacaaataatgtgATAAAACACATGGTTCAAAAAAATATAACCTCGGTgacatataatattttataaaaatctcccaaattatattataatttgtaCGTATCCCTTAAACTTATGACACTATATGTAATAATCTCCATTCAATTATAATAACCATTGTAAAAATTCACCCTATAAAAATtgtttcattaatgaaaatattatttttaaccaATTGACATTTCTTAGCAATCACATTATTTAATTAAGTGAAATTGGTGaaaatagtaatttttttaagtgattttgcattctggcctacttttgataattttttgcaaaatgacttcTGTCTAAAATTTGACCAGTTGTCAAAAAAtttcgactagctgtctaaaatttttgaccggctctgtctaaattatgagagactATATTgtaaagaattattaaaactaggatAGAGtgcaaaataatttttaaaaaaaagtcattttgccaaatgaccatttaattaattttaaaattttattaacttTTTGTTTTATTCTCAAACTGGAAAGTAATTTATAAATAATCtaacaattattaaaaaaatatatttttaatggttaaatttttcaataaaaaaaatataaagttaTATTTCTATGAATAAAAGTAAAATAAGCTGAGTTTTTTCAAATATTGTTATGTTAAATTGGTCACCCATCTTACCTAACATTTAGCTCTGTCCTTCTTTGTGCTTTAATTTATGGGTTCTTTGGCAAAAATGTCTTATATTAGATATGTTATTTTGCACTCTagtttagttttaataattctttgcaaaatagtctctcataatttagacaagTAGTCAAAAATTCAAACAGCCGGTCAAAAATTTTAGACAGTTGgtcaaaaaatttagacaactagtcAAATTTTAGACAAatatcattttgcaaaaaattatcaaaattagaCCAGAATGcaaaatcacataaaaaaaaaatgtcatttttaccaATTTCTGTTCATTTATAGAATTTATATCTAGTCAATCTTGTGGGAAAAATtactattaaaaatatatatttttcgaGTTTTATTGGACTCCTGTAAATTGCAATTGCTTTCCAATTTTAGggtaagtaaaatatttttcataaaatttttttttaaaattagttaaatactgttattactaaaaatatattaaaagaaaatactGACACCAGTGAAACATTATTTTTggaaacaaaattttaaaaattattattattattattattattcgagAGGGATTTTAACAAATTATATGAACatttggtatttttttcaaattttatctACAAGTTATTATTATATATGGTTACTGTGCCACATTTGTGTATGCTATTTTCAACATTTGACATTGTTCAGTGGTAATCTAatttttacataaaataatagatcaTGGGGGCAAAAGCCTAAAGTGTTGATAATTCGGATGGAAGAAAAAAACTATTTATCCTAGATTAATTCGAAGCAAACTCGACTCAACATGGTAGATTA
It encodes the following:
- the LOC133800773 gene encoding large ribosomal subunit protein uL11m; the protein is MATLKEILTRRPVSATIRLTVPAGGARPAPPVGPALGQYRLNLMAFCKDFNARTQKYKPDTPMSVTITAFKDNTFEFTVKSPSVSWYLKKAAGIESGSSRPGHVIASTLPLKHVYEIAKVKQSDPYCQYMSLESICKSIIGTANTMGIKVVKDLEED